The Candidatus Koribacter versatilis Ellin345 genome has a segment encoding these proteins:
- a CDS encoding TolC family protein, producing MSVSRTVVITARTVIFSMMLGMVAPAFAQNQAPAPTPNLPDAPKAASASAPVNGGVMSVDYSKPKTYWFNPVGTYSERKVPAPNFANTARVDSVMRDGKIYLSMSDALALALENNLDIAIARYNLPIADTDILSTKAGSAARGVNAGVVQNTPGGGVGGIGASSTGGGAGGTTAGAGGVGTGIGGIVASTTGAGSTVGNYDPFITGNVQGEHTRAVVTTSYIPVPFIVQNNTTYNFNYAQSWYTGTSANIGWQNTRQAGGLNVLDPYLNSTFRFTLTQHLLQGFGLGPNMRFIRIAQNDKKITDSAFRQQVRETVSQIQNIYWDLVAAYEDVKVKQRALEFAQRTFSDNQKQVQIGTLAPIEVVHAQSTVSTAQQDLIVSQTSLQLQQLLMKNAITRNMGDPILAAAEVIPTDTMQVDANEVDASVDELIKTAQEHSPEIEQAQIDLKNREITMKSTKNALLPSLDAYGFYGAAGNAGEPIPGAGSTINPSGYGDALGHLVDSSSPDKGLGVTLTIPIRNRAAQATQVRSQLEFRQAQMRLQQLFNQVNIQVRNAAFAVQQDRARVKAAQASREYALQSLEAEQKKYALGASTSTLVLQNQSGFENAENLLVSALTAYEKHKVELDRVTSQTLDKNRIELADSTKGVVNTAPQVPGVIKITSDVNNPANEPQHPAPPQQPQPETPQQPQK from the coding sequence ATGTCCGTTTCGCGCACGGTTGTGATCACGGCCAGAACTGTTATTTTTTCCATGATGTTGGGGATGGTCGCCCCTGCATTCGCGCAGAACCAGGCCCCCGCGCCGACGCCGAACCTTCCGGACGCTCCGAAGGCGGCTTCCGCCTCCGCGCCGGTGAATGGCGGTGTGATGAGCGTGGACTACAGCAAGCCGAAGACCTACTGGTTCAACCCGGTCGGTACTTACTCGGAGCGCAAAGTTCCAGCGCCGAATTTCGCAAACACCGCGCGGGTTGACTCGGTGATGCGCGACGGCAAAATCTATCTCTCGATGAGCGACGCCCTTGCGCTCGCGCTCGAGAACAACCTCGATATCGCGATTGCGCGCTATAACCTTCCTATCGCCGACACGGATATCCTCTCGACCAAGGCTGGTTCGGCGGCACGCGGCGTGAACGCCGGCGTGGTGCAGAATACGCCCGGTGGCGGCGTGGGTGGAATTGGGGCCAGCAGCACGGGTGGCGGCGCCGGCGGCACGACGGCCGGAGCAGGCGGCGTGGGTACTGGTATAGGTGGCATCGTCGCCAGCACGACAGGCGCGGGCTCCACGGTGGGCAACTACGATCCGTTTATCACTGGCAATGTTCAGGGTGAACACACGCGTGCCGTAGTGACGACTAGTTACATCCCGGTACCGTTCATCGTGCAGAACAACACGACGTACAACTTTAACTATGCGCAGTCGTGGTACACCGGTACGTCGGCGAACATTGGCTGGCAGAACACTCGCCAGGCCGGTGGATTGAACGTGCTGGATCCCTACCTCAATAGCACCTTCCGCTTCACGCTGACGCAGCACTTGCTGCAAGGCTTCGGACTTGGGCCGAATATGCGATTCATTCGCATCGCCCAGAACGATAAGAAAATCACCGACAGCGCGTTCCGGCAGCAGGTCCGTGAGACGGTTTCGCAGATCCAGAACATCTACTGGGACCTGGTTGCGGCCTACGAAGACGTAAAAGTGAAGCAGCGCGCTCTTGAATTTGCGCAGCGCACCTTCTCCGACAATCAGAAGCAGGTGCAGATTGGCACCCTGGCTCCGATTGAAGTGGTGCACGCACAGAGCACGGTGTCGACCGCGCAGCAGGACCTGATCGTTTCGCAGACGAGCCTTCAGCTGCAGCAGTTGCTGATGAAGAATGCGATCACCCGTAACATGGGCGATCCGATTCTCGCGGCGGCGGAAGTGATTCCAACCGACACGATGCAGGTGGATGCCAACGAGGTCGACGCTTCGGTGGACGAGTTGATCAAGACGGCGCAGGAACACAGCCCGGAAATCGAGCAGGCGCAGATTGACTTGAAGAACCGCGAAATCACCATGAAGTCGACGAAGAACGCGCTGCTGCCCTCGTTGGACGCCTACGGGTTCTACGGGGCGGCTGGTAACGCTGGAGAGCCAATCCCCGGAGCGGGCAGCACGATTAACCCGTCCGGCTACGGCGATGCTCTTGGTCACCTCGTGGACAGCTCCTCGCCGGACAAAGGTCTCGGTGTGACTCTTACTATCCCGATCCGCAACCGCGCGGCGCAGGCCACGCAGGTTCGGTCGCAGCTGGAATTCCGCCAAGCGCAGATGCGTTTGCAGCAGCTGTTTAACCAGGTAAACATCCAGGTGCGCAACGCGGCGTTTGCGGTGCAACAGGACCGCGCCCGCGTGAAGGCCGCGCAGGCCAGCCGCGAATATGCGTTGCAGAGCCTTGAGGCCGAGCAGAAGAAGTACGCTCTCGGTGCGTCCACGAGCACGCTGGTACTGCAGAACCAGAGCGGGTTCGAAAACGCCGAGAACTTACTGGTTTCGGCGCTCACCGCCTATGAGAAGCACAAGGTCGAACTGGATCGTGTGACATCGCAGACGCTGGACAAGAACCGAATCGAACTGGCCGACAGCACCAAGGGCGTGGTAAACACCGCGCCGCAAGTGCCGGGGGTGATCAAGATCACCTCGGACGTCAACAACCCGGCGAACGAGCCACAGCACCCAGCGCCGCCGC